A genomic segment from Nocardiopsis sp. Huas11 encodes:
- a CDS encoding STM4011 family radical SAM protein produces MTLLYRGPLASCDYDCPYCPFAKRRDRPSTLRADRAALERFTDWVADQEREHPGTRISVLFTPWGEGLVRSWYRAAIVRLSRLPHVERVAIQTNLSGRVEWLADCDLGRAALWTTYHPGQVAHERFLAKAGRLVELGVRFSVGVVGEPEHLAAARRMRAALPREVYLWVNAAEGRTYTDDEAAAWQDLDPHFHYSRHPHASRGLPCRTGESVLSVNGDGDVRRCHFVDTPLGNLYDGSFLGRIGRRACPLATCDCHIGYVHLESLDLYDVFRGGVVERVPAGVGRPPPPGR; encoded by the coding sequence CTGACCCTGCTGTACCGGGGACCGCTGGCCAGCTGTGACTACGACTGCCCGTACTGCCCCTTCGCCAAGCGCCGTGACCGCCCGTCGACCCTGCGGGCGGACCGCGCGGCGCTGGAGCGCTTCACGGACTGGGTCGCCGACCAGGAACGGGAGCATCCCGGGACCCGGATCTCGGTGCTGTTCACGCCGTGGGGCGAGGGGCTGGTCCGGTCCTGGTACCGCGCGGCCATCGTCCGGCTCAGCCGTCTGCCGCACGTGGAACGCGTGGCGATCCAGACCAACCTGAGCGGGCGCGTGGAGTGGCTCGCCGACTGCGACCTCGGCCGTGCCGCGCTGTGGACCACCTACCACCCCGGGCAGGTCGCCCACGAGCGCTTCCTCGCCAAGGCAGGGCGCCTGGTCGAGCTGGGGGTGCGGTTCAGCGTGGGCGTGGTGGGCGAGCCGGAGCACCTGGCGGCGGCGCGCCGGATGCGCGCCGCGCTGCCCCGGGAGGTGTACCTGTGGGTCAACGCGGCCGAGGGGCGGACCTACACCGACGACGAGGCCGCCGCGTGGCAGGACCTCGACCCGCACTTCCACTACAGCCGCCACCCGCACGCGAGCCGGGGTCTGCCCTGCCGGACGGGCGAGAGCGTGCTGTCGGTGAACGGGGACGGTGACGTCCGCCGCTGCCACTTCGTGGACACGCCCCTGGGCAACCTGTACGACGGGTCGTTCCTGGGCCGGATCGGCCGGCGCGCGTGCCCGCTGGCCACCTGCGACTGCCACATCGGGTACGTGCACCTGGAGTCGCTGGACCTGTACGACGTCTTCCGCGGCGGCGTGGTCGAGCGGGTGCCGGCCGGGGTCGGACGACCACCGCCGCCCGGCCGCTGA
- a CDS encoding alpha/beta fold hydrolase, giving the protein MDVIFLHGTTQSPAGWGRVSDRLDALGHRTFRPDLSTDDPDAVAADHLDLVRGQVAADVRDPVVVAHSGAGLLLPAVAAALRARHTVWVGAAVPDPGGASFLDQIAAAGEEILSDEWRTLAEPPTQDPVTAAYFLFHDCDLATLRWGLSTVRLWHPMGLYGQAAQRFDPSPATFVLPARDRTLRPEWMRRVARERLGARVVEVDSGHCPQVSRPRELADLVHGLDAPPTP; this is encoded by the coding sequence ATGGACGTCATCTTCCTGCACGGCACGACGCAGTCCCCGGCCGGATGGGGCCGGGTGAGCGACCGCCTCGACGCACTCGGCCACCGCACGTTCCGGCCCGACCTGAGCACCGACGACCCCGACGCGGTCGCCGCCGACCACCTCGACCTGGTCCGCGGGCAGGTGGCCGCCGACGTGCGCGATCCGGTCGTGGTCGCGCACTCGGGGGCCGGACTGCTGCTCCCCGCGGTGGCCGCGGCGTTGCGGGCCAGGCACACGGTGTGGGTGGGCGCCGCGGTCCCCGACCCGGGCGGTGCGAGTTTCCTGGACCAGATCGCGGCCGCGGGCGAGGAGATCCTCTCCGACGAGTGGCGGACCCTGGCCGAGCCGCCGACGCAGGACCCGGTGACGGCCGCCTACTTCCTCTTCCACGACTGCGACCTCGCGACCCTGCGGTGGGGTCTGTCGACCGTGCGCCTGTGGCACCCGATGGGCCTGTACGGGCAGGCGGCGCAGCGCTTCGACCCGTCGCCGGCCACGTTCGTCCTGCCGGCGCGGGACCGCACCCTGCGGCCGGAGTGGATGCGCCGCGTCGCGCGGGAGCGCCTGGGGGCGCGGGTGGTGGAGGTCGACTCGGGCCACTGCCCCCAGGTCTCCCGTCCCCGGGAGCTCGCGGACCTGGTGCACGGACTGGACGCTCCGCCGACGCCGTAG